In Bacillus toyonensis BCT-7112, a single window of DNA contains:
- a CDS encoding NAD(P)-dependent malic enzyme, with protein MHKVHQGKLETVSKVKVENAKDLSLAYSPGVAEPCKEIYDDKSKVYEYTMKGNMVAVVTDGTAVLGLGNIGPEASLPVMEGKAVLFKSFAGVDAFPIALNTNDVDKIVETVKLMEPTFGGVNLEDIAAPNCFIIEERLKKETNIPIFHDDQHGTAIVTVAGLVNALKLVGKKMSDIKVVANGAGAAGIAIIKLLYRYGVRDIIMCDRKGAIYDGRPTGMNPVKDEVAKYTNKNRIEGSLADVVQGADVFIGVSAEGALTEEMVRTMNDNAIIFAMANPVPEIMPELAKAAGAAVVGTGRSDFPNQVNNVLAFPGIFRGALDVHATQINEEMKMAAVQAIAELVAEDELNADYIIPAPFDARVAPRVAAYVAKAAMETGVARRQVDPNEVAEKTKQLALIGKE; from the coding sequence ATGCATAAAGTGCATCAAGGAAAATTAGAAACTGTATCAAAAGTAAAAGTAGAAAATGCAAAAGATTTAAGTCTTGCATATTCTCCAGGGGTTGCAGAGCCTTGTAAAGAAATTTATGACGATAAAAGTAAGGTATATGAATATACGATGAAGGGAAATATGGTAGCAGTTGTGACGGATGGAACGGCTGTACTTGGTCTTGGTAACATTGGACCTGAAGCATCTCTTCCAGTAATGGAAGGTAAAGCTGTATTATTCAAGAGCTTTGCTGGTGTAGATGCATTCCCAATCGCCTTAAATACAAACGATGTAGATAAAATTGTTGAAACTGTAAAATTAATGGAGCCAACTTTTGGCGGCGTTAACTTAGAAGATATCGCAGCACCAAACTGCTTCATTATTGAAGAACGTTTGAAGAAAGAAACAAATATTCCTATCTTCCATGATGATCAACACGGAACAGCTATCGTAACAGTAGCGGGCCTTGTGAATGCGCTGAAATTAGTTGGAAAGAAAATGTCTGACATTAAAGTTGTCGCAAATGGCGCAGGTGCAGCAGGTATTGCAATTATTAAACTTTTATATCGCTATGGAGTACGCGACATTATTATGTGTGACCGTAAAGGTGCAATCTATGATGGTCGTCCTACTGGTATGAATCCAGTGAAAGATGAAGTTGCAAAATATACAAATAAGAATCGTATAGAAGGTTCTTTAGCTGATGTTGTACAAGGTGCGGACGTATTCATTGGTGTATCTGCAGAAGGTGCATTAACAGAAGAGATGGTTCGTACAATGAATGACAATGCGATTATTTTTGCAATGGCGAATCCGGTTCCGGAAATTATGCCAGAATTGGCAAAAGCAGCGGGCGCAGCTGTTGTTGGAACAGGTCGTTCTGACTTCCCGAACCAAGTAAATAATGTACTAGCGTTCCCTGGTATTTTCCGCGGTGCACTTGACGTACATGCGACACAAATTAACGAAGAAATGAAGATGGCAGCTGTACAGGCTATTGCTGAGCTTGTAGCAGAAGATGAGTTGAATGCAGACTATATCATTCCGGCACCGTTTGACGCGCGTGTAGCGCCTCGAGTGGCAGCTTACGTTGCGAAAGCAGCAATGGAGACAGGAGTAGCTCGTCGTCAAGTAGATCCAAATGAAGTTGCTGAGAAAACAAAACAATTAGCGCTGATTGGTAAAGAATAA
- the pfkA gene encoding 6-phosphofructokinase — MKRIGVLTSGGDSPGMNAAIRAVVRKAIFHDIEVYGIYHGYAGLISGHIEKLELGSVGDIIHRGGTKLYTARCPEFKDPEVRLKGIEQLKKHGIEGLVVIGGDGSYQGAKKLTEQGFPCVGVPGTIDNDIPGTDFTIGFDTALNTVIDAIDKIRDTATSHERTYVIEVMGRHAGDIALWAGLADGAETILIPEEEYDMDDVIARLKRGSERGKKHSIIIVAEGVGSAIDIGKHIEEATNFDTRVTVLGHVQRGGSPSAQDRVLASRLGARAVELLIAGKGGRCVGIQDNKLVDHDIIEALAQKHTIDKDMYQLSKELSI, encoded by the coding sequence ATGAAACGTATTGGTGTATTAACAAGTGGTGGAGATTCACCTGGTATGAATGCTGCCATTCGTGCAGTTGTTCGTAAAGCGATTTTCCATGATATTGAAGTATATGGTATTTACCATGGATACGCTGGATTAATTTCTGGTCACATTGAAAAATTAGAACTTGGTTCTGTTGGCGATATTATCCACCGCGGTGGTACGAAATTATATACAGCAAGATGTCCTGAGTTTAAAGACCCAGAAGTACGACTAAAAGGTATCGAGCAATTAAAGAAACACGGTATCGAAGGACTTGTTGTTATTGGTGGAGATGGCTCTTACCAAGGTGCTAAAAAATTAACTGAACAAGGATTCCCATGTGTTGGTGTACCAGGTACAATCGACAATGATATTCCTGGAACAGACTTCACAATTGGTTTCGATACAGCTTTAAATACTGTTATTGATGCAATTGATAAAATCCGTGACACAGCTACATCTCATGAACGTACATATGTTATCGAAGTAATGGGACGTCATGCTGGAGACATCGCATTATGGGCTGGTTTAGCTGATGGTGCAGAAACGATCTTAATTCCAGAAGAAGAGTATGACATGGATGATGTAATCGCTCGTCTAAAACGCGGTAGCGAACGTGGGAAAAAACACAGTATTATCATTGTAGCTGAAGGTGTTGGAAGTGCAATTGACATCGGTAAGCATATTGAAGAAGCAACAAACTTTGATACTCGTGTAACTGTATTAGGTCACGTACAACGTGGTGGATCACCAAGTGCACAAGACCGTGTATTAGCAAGTCGTCTTGGCGCAAGAGCAGTTGAGTTGTTAATTGCTGGTAAAGGTGGACGCTGTGTAGGTATTCAAGATAATAAACTTGTTGATCATGACATTATCGAAGCGTTAGCTCAAAAGCATACAATCGATAAAGATATGTATCAATTATCTAAAGAATTATCCATCTAA
- a CDS encoding FxsA family protein, producing MKWLLFLLILIPAVEITVLIGSSHVIGLWSTFAMIVFTGVVGVYLAKRQGFKVLREIQSKLNRGEMPGEAVLDGIFVFVGGILLVLPGYVTDVMGFIFVVPFTRALLKPLVMKWMEWKFRKRSTIIIQK from the coding sequence GTGAAATGGTTGTTATTCTTGTTGATTTTAATACCGGCGGTTGAGATTACGGTATTAATTGGGTCGAGTCATGTAATAGGGTTATGGTCTACGTTCGCTATGATTGTATTTACTGGTGTTGTAGGTGTATATTTGGCGAAAAGGCAAGGGTTTAAAGTGCTTAGAGAGATTCAATCTAAGTTGAATAGAGGAGAAATGCCAGGCGAGGCAGTACTAGATGGTATTTTTGTATTTGTAGGAGGTATTCTTTTAGTGCTTCCTGGATATGTGACGGATGTAATGGGGTTTATTTTTGTTGTCCCTTTTACTAGGGCTTTATTGAAGCCGCTTGTTATGAAGTGGATGGAATGGAAGTTTAGAAAGAGATCTACTATTATTATTCAGAAGTAG
- the accA gene encoding acetyl-CoA carboxylase carboxyl transferase subunit alpha, with protein sequence MAELEFEKPVVELRNKIRELKDYTKNSQMDFSEEIRILEDKLENLEEDIYGNMKVWDRVQIARHAERPTTLDYIEHLFTDFFECHGDRLFGDDAAIVGGIAKYKGMPVTVIGHQRGKDTKENIRRNFGMPHPEGYRKALRLMKQAEKFNRPIICFIDTKGAYPGKAAEERGQSEAIARNLFEMAGLTVPVICIVIGEGGSGGALGLGVGDYIHMLENSTYSVITPEGAAAILWKDAGKAKEAAEAMKITAADLKELGVIDEIIPEAKGGAHRNLLKQSENIDLMIRKTFEQLNGISKDELIEKRYEKYMKIGQVSFSNASIGIK encoded by the coding sequence ATGGCAGAGCTAGAATTTGAAAAACCAGTTGTTGAGCTAAGAAATAAGATCCGTGAACTGAAAGACTATACGAAAAACAGCCAGATGGACTTCAGTGAGGAGATTCGTATTTTGGAAGACAAGCTAGAAAATTTAGAGGAAGATATATACGGCAATATGAAAGTATGGGACCGTGTGCAAATTGCTCGTCATGCAGAACGACCGACAACGCTCGATTATATTGAGCACTTATTTACTGATTTTTTTGAATGTCATGGAGATCGCCTATTTGGCGATGATGCAGCGATTGTCGGCGGCATTGCGAAATATAAGGGGATGCCTGTAACTGTAATTGGGCATCAGCGCGGAAAAGATACGAAAGAAAATATTCGTCGTAATTTTGGGATGCCTCATCCAGAAGGATATCGAAAAGCACTGCGTCTCATGAAACAAGCGGAAAAGTTTAATCGTCCTATTATTTGTTTCATCGATACGAAGGGAGCTTATCCTGGTAAAGCAGCTGAAGAACGTGGACAAAGTGAAGCTATTGCCCGCAATCTATTTGAGATGGCAGGTTTAACGGTACCAGTTATTTGTATCGTTATCGGTGAAGGCGGTAGTGGTGGTGCGCTAGGTCTTGGAGTAGGAGATTACATTCATATGCTAGAAAATTCCACTTATTCTGTTATTACACCAGAGGGTGCAGCGGCAATTCTTTGGAAAGATGCAGGAAAAGCGAAGGAAGCTGCAGAAGCAATGAAAATTACAGCAGCAGATTTGAAAGAATTAGGTGTAATTGATGAAATTATTCCAGAGGCAAAAGGTGGAGCTCACCGTAATCTTTTAAAACAGTCAGAAAATATAGACTTAATGATTAGAAAAACTTTTGAACAATTAAACGGAATTTCGAAAGATGAATTAATCGAAAAACGTTATGAAAAATATATGAAAATTGGGCAAGTTTCGTTTTCAAACGCTTCCATTGGGATAAAATAA
- the pyk gene encoding pyruvate kinase: MRKTKIVCTIGPASESIEKLEQLMEAGMNVARLNFSHGSHEEHGARIKNIREASKKTGKTVGILLDTKGPEIRTHDFVDGQAELVTGAEVVLSTEQVLGTAEKFSVSYAGLYDDVDPGSRILIDDGLIELEVIEKADGNIRTKVLNSGTVKNKKGVNVPNVSIKLPGITEKDVKDIIFGIEQKVDFIAASFVRKASDVLEIRELLEEHNAQYIQIVPKIENQEGIDNIDSILEVSDGLMVARGDMGVEIPPEEVPLVQKRLIKKCNVLGKPVITATQMLDSMQRNPRPTRAEASDVANAIFDGTDAIMLSGETAAGQYPVEAVTMMANIAVRVEKSLQYEDMFKKRIKEFTPTITDAISQSVAHTALALDVAAIVAPTESGHTAKMISKYRPKSPIVAVTSDEQVGRRLALVWGVQAFMAGKRAASTDEMLDTAIQTGMDAGLIGLGDTVVITAGVPVAETGTTNLMKIHVVGEEVAKGQGIGRKAAKGKVVVAKTAAEAVANVNEGDILVTTSTDKDMISAIEKAAALVVEEGGLTSHAAVVGVSIGIPVIVGVNGVTATLKNGQEVTVDAARGIVYNGHAEVL, from the coding sequence ATGCGTAAAACTAAAATTGTATGTACAATAGGTCCTGCTAGTGAAAGTATTGAGAAATTAGAACAATTAATGGAAGCGGGTATGAACGTTGCTCGTTTAAACTTCTCTCATGGTAGCCATGAAGAGCACGGCGCTCGTATTAAAAACATTCGTGAAGCTTCAAAGAAAACTGGTAAAACAGTTGGTATCTTACTTGATACAAAAGGTCCAGAAATCCGTACTCACGACTTCGTAGACGGACAAGCTGAACTTGTAACAGGTGCAGAAGTAGTTCTTTCTACTGAACAAGTATTAGGTACTGCAGAGAAGTTCTCTGTATCTTATGCTGGTCTTTATGATGATGTAGACCCAGGTTCTCGCATTCTAATCGATGACGGTCTTATCGAGCTAGAAGTAATCGAAAAAGCTGACGGGAATATCCGTACAAAAGTTTTAAACAGTGGAACTGTAAAAAATAAAAAAGGTGTTAACGTACCAAACGTAAGCATTAAGCTTCCTGGTATCACTGAAAAAGACGTAAAAGATATCATCTTTGGTATCGAGCAAAAAGTTGATTTCATCGCAGCATCTTTCGTTCGTAAAGCATCTGACGTATTAGAAATCCGTGAATTACTAGAAGAGCATAATGCTCAATACATCCAAATCGTACCGAAAATCGAAAACCAAGAAGGTATCGACAATATCGATTCAATCTTAGAAGTTTCTGACGGTTTAATGGTAGCTCGTGGTGATATGGGTGTGGAAATTCCACCAGAAGAAGTACCTTTAGTGCAAAAACGTTTAATCAAAAAATGTAACGTATTAGGTAAACCAGTTATTACTGCAACGCAAATGTTAGATTCTATGCAACGTAACCCACGTCCAACTCGTGCGGAAGCAAGTGACGTAGCTAACGCAATCTTCGATGGTACGGATGCAATCATGCTTTCAGGTGAAACTGCTGCTGGTCAATATCCAGTAGAAGCGGTAACAATGATGGCTAACATTGCAGTACGTGTTGAAAAATCATTACAATACGAAGATATGTTCAAAAAACGTATTAAAGAGTTCACTCCAACAATTACAGATGCAATTAGCCAATCTGTTGCGCATACAGCACTTGCTCTTGATGTAGCTGCGATCGTAGCTCCAACAGAAAGTGGACATACTGCGAAAATGATCTCTAAATATCGTCCGAAATCTCCAATCGTAGCTGTAACATCTGACGAGCAAGTAGGACGTCGTCTTGCACTTGTTTGGGGTGTACAAGCATTTATGGCTGGGAAACGTGCAGCGTCTACTGACGAAATGTTAGATACTGCGATTCAAACAGGTATGGATGCAGGTCTAATCGGACTTGGAGACACTGTAGTAATCACTGCGGGTGTTCCAGTTGCTGAAACTGGTACAACAAACTTAATGAAAATCCATGTTGTTGGTGAAGAAGTTGCTAAAGGACAAGGAATCGGTCGTAAAGCTGCAAAAGGTAAAGTAGTTGTAGCGAAAACAGCTGCTGAAGCTGTAGCGAACGTAAACGAAGGTGATATCCTTGTTACAACAAGCACTGATAAAGATATGATTTCTGCAATCGAAAAAGCTGCTGCTTTAGTTGTAGAAGAAGGTGGCTTAACTAGCCATGCAGCTGTTGTAGGCGTATCAATCGGTATTCCTGTTATCGTTGGTGTAAACGGCGTAACAGCAACTTTAAAAAATGGCCAAGAAGTAACAGTTGATGCGGCACGCGGAATTGTTTATAATGGACATGCGGAAGTGCTATAA
- the accD gene encoding acetyl-CoA carboxylase, carboxyltransferase subunit beta, which translates to MLRDLFVKKKKYAAIPSEQVRKDVPDGVMTKCPKCKKIMYTKELLKNLKVCVNCGYHHPMNAWERLDSILDEGSFREYDKEMVSLNPLEFPGYEEKLENDRKKTELNEAVVTGEGTIDDMLVVVAVMDSRFRMGSMGSVVGEKIARAVEKAYDLQVPFIIFTASGGARMQEGILSLMQMAKTSVALKKHSNAGGLFISVMTHPTTGGVSASFASLGDYNLAEPGALIGFAGRRVIEQTVREKLPEDFQTAEFLLDHGQLDAVVHRDDMKESLRKILEVHQGGEMAVWQS; encoded by the coding sequence GTGCTAAGAGATTTATTCGTGAAAAAGAAAAAGTATGCTGCAATACCTTCAGAACAAGTACGAAAAGATGTACCAGATGGCGTTATGACAAAATGTCCGAAATGTAAAAAAATCATGTATACGAAAGAACTTCTGAAAAATTTAAAAGTATGTGTGAACTGTGGATATCATCATCCTATGAATGCATGGGAGCGCCTTGATAGTATATTGGATGAAGGGTCATTCCGTGAGTATGACAAAGAAATGGTTTCATTAAATCCACTCGAGTTTCCAGGATATGAAGAGAAATTAGAGAACGATCGTAAGAAGACTGAATTGAATGAAGCGGTTGTAACTGGTGAAGGAACAATTGATGACATGCTTGTTGTTGTTGCAGTAATGGATTCTCGTTTTCGAATGGGGAGCATGGGCTCTGTTGTAGGAGAAAAAATTGCCCGTGCGGTTGAAAAGGCATACGACTTACAAGTTCCATTTATTATCTTTACTGCTTCGGGTGGTGCCCGTATGCAAGAAGGTATATTAAGTTTAATGCAAATGGCAAAAACAAGCGTAGCTTTGAAAAAGCATAGTAATGCAGGAGGGTTATTTATTTCTGTTATGACTCACCCAACGACGGGCGGGGTTTCAGCGAGTTTTGCTTCACTTGGTGATTATAATCTTGCAGAGCCAGGTGCACTTATCGGATTTGCTGGTAGACGTGTAATTGAACAAACAGTGCGTGAGAAACTACCGGAAGATTTCCAAACGGCAGAATTTTTACTAGACCATGGTCAATTAGATGCGGTTGTGCATCGTGATGATATGAAAGAATCACTTCGTAAGATTTTAGAAGTTCATCAAGGAGGGGAAATGGCTGTATGGCAGAGCTAG
- a CDS encoding FadR/GntR family transcriptional regulator, which translates to MTSSNTKVYLEIVKKIRSIMEEDGLVAGDRLPSERELSSRLNVGRSSVREALRALELVGLIETRRGEGTFIRNFYDNGLVQLIAPFLLQDEKTIRDLLQTKRLLEKDMIRIVCNLPKETFSKVLSRLQKVLEENESSIPMLHQTFFKTLIEQVDNYLLYRIWMIVNDYVATLSCKVSGDSIDMYRKLYATLEEKQENDALKIYDELVENIQFHS; encoded by the coding sequence TTGACATCATCAAATACAAAAGTATATCTCGAAATTGTAAAAAAAATCCGTTCCATTATGGAAGAGGATGGATTGGTAGCAGGGGATCGTTTGCCGTCTGAGCGGGAGCTAAGTTCACGCTTAAACGTAGGACGCTCATCTGTAAGAGAAGCATTGCGTGCTTTAGAACTGGTAGGGTTAATTGAAACGAGACGGGGTGAAGGGACGTTTATTCGAAACTTTTACGATAACGGTCTTGTACAACTAATTGCTCCGTTTCTATTGCAAGATGAGAAAACAATTCGTGATTTATTACAAACAAAACGATTGCTTGAGAAAGATATGATTCGAATTGTATGTAATTTACCGAAAGAAACATTTTCTAAAGTGCTAAGTAGATTACAGAAAGTGCTTGAAGAAAATGAAAGTTCGATTCCAATGCTTCACCAAACGTTCTTTAAAACACTAATTGAACAAGTCGATAATTATTTACTATATCGCATTTGGATGATCGTAAATGATTACGTAGCAACTCTTTCTTGTAAAGTTTCAGGAGATTCTATCGATATGTATAGAAAGCTTTATGCTACTTTGGAAGAAAAACAAGAAAATGATGCACTAAAAATTTACGATGAATTAGTAGAGAATATACAGTTTCACTCGTAA
- a CDS encoding YtrH family sporulation protein codes for MMRKAEIKTYFSYFVHIYEEERGMTMDVREHTFFSLLIISYFIAFGVILGGSLIGGFGAFLIGKPALTYINQFAQNLRIWALVAAIGGTFDTFYSFERSFFGGDMKDIVKQILLIFFATGGMQTGLIIIKWLTQEHV; via the coding sequence GTGATGAGGAAAGCGGAAATCAAAACATACTTCTCATACTTTGTCCATATATATGAAGAAGAAAGGGGAATGACGATGGATGTAAGAGAACATACTTTTTTCTCTCTGCTTATTATTAGTTATTTTATTGCCTTTGGGGTTATACTTGGCGGTTCATTAATTGGTGGATTTGGTGCGTTTCTTATCGGAAAACCAGCTCTAACTTACATTAATCAATTCGCCCAAAATTTAAGAATTTGGGCACTCGTTGCAGCAATCGGCGGAACATTTGATACCTTTTATAGCTTTGAAAGAAGCTTCTTTGGCGGAGATATGAAAGATATCGTAAAACAAATTCTCCTTATTTTTTTCGCAACTGGCGGCATGCAAACAGGTCTTATTATTATTAAATGGCTAACGCAGGAACATGTATGA
- the dnaE gene encoding DNA polymerase III subunit alpha has product MKFVHLQCQTVFSLLKSACKIDELVVRAKELGFSSLAITDENVMYGVIPFYKACKKHGIQPIIGLTASIFSEEEEKSYPLVLLAEDEIGYQNLLKISSSIMTKSKEGIPKKWLAHYAKGLIAISPGKDGEIEQLLLEDKEDQAEEVACTYQNMFDNFYMCLQHHAIQDELLLQEKLPEFISKVNVPVVATNDVRYINQSDALVHECLLSVESGTKMTDPDRPRLKTDQYYLKSSDEMEALFSHTEEAIYNTVKIAERCKVEIPFHVNQLPKFPVPSNETNDTYLRRACEEGLHKRYGTPKEVHIKRLNHELNVISSMGFSDYFLIVWDFMKYAHENHILTGPGRGSAAGSLVSYVLEITDIDPIEYDLLFERFLNPERVTLPDIDIDFPDIRRDEMIRYVKDKYGQLRVAQIVTFGTLAAKAAIRDIARVMGLPPRDIDIFSKLIPSKLGITLKDAYEESQSLREFIQGNLLHERVFEIAKRVEGLPRHTSIHAAGVIMSQEPLTGSVAIQEGHNDVYVTQYPADALEELGLLKMDFLGLRNLTLLENIIKFIVKKTGKEIDIRNLPLQDEKTFQLLGRGDTTGVFQLESGGMRNVLRGLKPNEFEDIVAVNSLYRPGPMEQIPTFIESKHGKRKIEYLHPDLKPILERTYGVIVYQEQIMQIASKLAGFSLGEADLLRRAVSKKNRDILDQERQHFVQGCLRNGYDETSADKIYDLIVRFANYGFNRSHAVAYSMIGYQLAYLKANYTLEFMTALLSSAIGNEDKIVQYIRETKRKGFHVLPPSLQKSGYNFQIEGNAIRYSLLSIRNIGMATVTALLEERESKMFEDLFEFCLRMPAKFVTERNLEAFVWSGCFDDFGISRTNLWKSLKGALEYANLARDLGDAVPKSKYVQGEELSFIEQLNKEKEALGFYLSSYPTAQYVKLAKELEIPSLAQAMRNKKKVQRAIVYITSVRVIRTKKLQKMAFITFCDQNDEMEAVVFPDTYIHFSDKLQEGAIVLVDGTIELRNHKLQWIVNGLYPLEEMDVYEEKKDASVYVKLPSQYEKKLLNQVTKILFDYSGFAKVLIYYEKEHKMVQLSRSLSIHPSEKCLGTLREIVGEENVVVKI; this is encoded by the coding sequence GTGAAGTTTGTGCATTTACAATGTCAAACCGTTTTTAGTTTATTAAAGAGTGCTTGTAAAATTGATGAGCTTGTAGTCAGGGCGAAAGAGCTTGGTTTTTCATCGTTGGCTATTACGGATGAAAATGTTATGTATGGCGTTATTCCGTTTTATAAAGCATGTAAGAAACATGGTATACAGCCTATTATCGGCTTAACAGCTTCTATTTTTAGTGAAGAAGAAGAGAAGTCTTATCCGCTCGTCTTACTTGCTGAAGATGAAATAGGCTATCAAAATTTATTAAAGATTTCTAGTAGCATTATGACGAAGTCAAAAGAGGGTATTCCGAAGAAGTGGCTTGCGCATTATGCGAAAGGATTAATTGCTATTTCACCAGGTAAAGATGGGGAAATTGAACAATTATTATTAGAAGACAAAGAGGATCAGGCGGAAGAAGTAGCTTGTACATATCAAAATATGTTCGATAATTTTTATATGTGTTTGCAGCATCATGCGATTCAAGATGAACTGCTCCTGCAAGAAAAATTACCTGAATTTATTAGTAAGGTAAATGTCCCAGTCGTTGCAACAAATGATGTGCGCTATATCAATCAAAGTGACGCGCTCGTTCACGAATGTTTACTATCAGTTGAAAGTGGAACGAAAATGACTGATCCAGACAGGCCGAGGCTCAAAACGGATCAATATTATTTAAAGTCATCGGATGAAATGGAAGCACTATTTTCTCACACGGAAGAGGCGATTTACAACACTGTAAAAATTGCAGAACGTTGTAAAGTAGAAATACCGTTTCATGTAAATCAATTACCGAAATTTCCTGTTCCATCTAACGAGACGAATGATACTTACTTACGCCGTGCTTGTGAAGAAGGCTTGCATAAACGTTATGGTACGCCAAAAGAAGTGCATATAAAGCGTTTGAATCATGAACTAAACGTCATTTCTAGTATGGGATTTAGTGATTATTTTCTCATCGTATGGGACTTTATGAAGTATGCACATGAAAATCATATTTTAACAGGACCAGGCCGTGGATCGGCAGCTGGCTCACTCGTTTCGTACGTATTAGAAATTACAGATATTGATCCGATTGAATACGATTTGTTATTTGAAAGATTTTTAAATCCCGAACGTGTGACCCTTCCGGACATTGATATCGATTTTCCAGATATAAGACGTGATGAGATGATCCGATATGTGAAAGATAAGTATGGTCAGCTCCGCGTGGCGCAAATTGTAACGTTTGGGACGCTTGCAGCGAAAGCAGCAATTAGAGATATTGCTCGTGTAATGGGACTTCCGCCGCGAGACATTGACATATTTTCAAAACTTATTCCATCAAAGCTTGGTATAACGTTAAAAGATGCATATGAAGAATCACAATCACTCCGTGAGTTTATACAAGGGAATCTTCTTCATGAGCGTGTGTTTGAAATTGCAAAACGTGTAGAAGGCTTACCTCGTCATACGTCTATTCATGCCGCTGGCGTTATTATGAGTCAAGAACCGTTAACGGGTAGTGTAGCAATTCAAGAAGGACATAACGATGTTTATGTTACGCAATATCCTGCTGATGCATTAGAAGAACTCGGGTTGCTCAAGATGGACTTTTTAGGCTTACGTAATTTAACGTTACTTGAAAATATTATAAAGTTTATTGTGAAAAAAACGGGGAAAGAAATTGATATAAGGAATTTACCTCTCCAAGATGAAAAGACGTTCCAATTGCTAGGGAGAGGGGATACAACGGGGGTATTCCAGCTTGAATCAGGTGGTATGCGAAATGTACTTCGCGGATTAAAACCGAATGAGTTTGAAGACATTGTCGCTGTTAACTCGTTATACAGACCAGGACCGATGGAGCAAATCCCAACCTTTATTGAATCGAAGCACGGAAAAAGAAAAATTGAATATTTACATCCGGATTTAAAGCCGATTTTAGAAAGAACATACGGTGTAATTGTATACCAAGAACAAATTATGCAAATTGCATCGAAGTTAGCAGGATTTTCGCTCGGAGAAGCGGATTTATTACGCCGAGCAGTGAGTAAAAAAAATCGTGATATTTTAGATCAGGAACGTCAGCATTTCGTGCAAGGTTGTTTGCGAAACGGATACGATGAGACATCAGCAGATAAAATTTACGATTTGATTGTAAGATTTGCGAATTACGGTTTTAACCGAAGTCACGCTGTGGCTTACAGTATGATCGGATATCAGCTTGCCTACTTAAAAGCGAATTATACGTTGGAATTTATGACAGCATTATTATCAAGTGCAATTGGAAATGAAGATAAGATTGTGCAGTATATACGAGAAACGAAGCGGAAAGGTTTCCACGTTTTGCCACCGTCACTTCAGAAGAGTGGTTACAACTTCCAAATAGAAGGGAATGCGATACGTTACAGCTTACTTTCAATTCGAAATATCGGAATGGCTACAGTGACGGCATTGTTAGAAGAACGAGAGAGCAAAATGTTTGAGGATTTATTTGAATTTTGTCTTCGTATGCCAGCGAAGTTTGTAACAGAACGAAATTTAGAGGCGTTCGTCTGGTCGGGATGTTTTGACGATTTTGGTATTTCGAGAACGAATTTATGGAAAAGCCTTAAAGGAGCGTTAGAGTACGCAAATCTTGCCCGTGATTTAGGGGATGCTGTTCCAAAATCAAAATATGTACAAGGAGAAGAGCTCTCTTTTATTGAACAGTTAAATAAAGAAAAGGAAGCACTTGGCTTTTATTTATCAAGCTATCCGACAGCGCAGTATGTGAAGTTAGCAAAAGAATTAGAAATTCCATCTCTCGCTCAGGCGATGCGAAATAAGAAAAAAGTACAAAGGGCTATCGTGTATATAACAAGTGTGAGAGTCATTCGTACGAAAAAATTGCAAAAGATGGCGTTTATTACATTCTGTGATCAAAATGATGAAATGGAAGCGGTTGTTTTCCCGGACACGTATATACATTTCTCAGACAAGTTACAAGAAGGGGCAATTGTTTTAGTTGACGGTACGATTGAGCTAAGAAATCATAAGCTGCAATGGATTGTAAACGGACTATATCCGTTAGAAGAAATGGATGTTTATGAAGAAAAGAAAGATGCATCTGTTTACGTGAAATTGCCGTCTCAGTATGAAAAAAAGCTTTTGAATCAGGTTACAAAAATATTGTTTGACTATTCGGGTTTTGCGAAAGTACTAATTTATTATGAAAAGGAACATAAAATGGTACAATTATCTCGAAGTTTATCGATTCATCCAAGTGAAAAATGCTTAGGAACACTTCGTGAAATTGTCGGGGAAGAGAATGTAGTTGTGAAAATATAA